From a region of the Desulfomonilia bacterium genome:
- the panC gene encoding pantoate--beta-alanine ligase has product MQILKTIAEMKDYVSGIKASGGKIGFVPTMGYLHKGHLDLMVKAREYTPHVVVSIFVNPTQFAPNEDLDKYPRDFERDEELCRETGVECIFYPTPAVMYPDGYSTYITVEGLSSGLCGVSRPTHFRGVATVVAKLFNIVEPDFSVFGEKDYQQLAVIKRMVRDLNMKVEIIGYPTVREKDGLAMSSRNAYLSPEERDVAPVLNRSLKHALSLFRNGETSAKKVKKEVSEMLEDAPGCIIDYVEIVDGISLAPVERVTDDAVMALAVKLGKTRLIDNIRFSS; this is encoded by the coding sequence ATGCAGATTCTGAAGACCATTGCTGAAATGAAGGATTATGTTTCAGGAATAAAGGCCTCAGGAGGTAAGATAGGCTTCGTGCCGACCATGGGTTATCTTCACAAAGGCCATCTCGATCTGATGGTCAAGGCCAGGGAATATACACCGCATGTTGTCGTCAGCATATTCGTCAACCCGACTCAGTTCGCGCCTAACGAAGACCTAGACAAATATCCGCGTGATTTCGAGCGCGACGAAGAGCTGTGCAGGGAGACGGGCGTGGAGTGCATTTTCTATCCAACCCCTGCCGTGATGTACCCCGATGGGTATTCGACCTACATTACAGTCGAAGGTCTGAGCAGCGGCCTGTGCGGTGTTTCCAGGCCCACGCATTTCAGGGGGGTCGCAACCGTCGTCGCCAAGCTTTTCAACATCGTGGAGCCCGACTTCTCGGTTTTCGGCGAAAAGGACTATCAGCAGCTGGCCGTTATAAAGCGCATGGTGAGAGACCTCAACATGAAGGTCGAGATTATAGGCTATCCAACGGTCAGGGAAAAGGACGGGCTAGCGATGAGTTCGCGGAATGCATACCTGAGCCCTGAAGAAAGGGACGTTGCACCTGTCCTGAACCGTTCTCTCAAGCATGCGCTCAGCCTTTTCAGGAATGGTGAAACCAGTGCAAAGAAGGTAAAAAAAGAGGTCTCGGAAATGTTAGAGGATGCGCCCGGCTGCATCATAGATTATGTGGAGATAGTAGACGGTATTTCGCTTGCCCCGGTTGAGAGGGTTACCGATGACGCGGTCATGGCCCTTGCCGTTAAGCTGGGGAAGACCAGACTGATCGATAATATCAGGTTTTCATCCTGA
- a CDS encoding homoserine O-acetyltransferase yields the protein MIVETKIIKVNRPFALESGAILPEIDIAYETYGKLNPSGDNAILIEHALSGDAHAAFFHEGDKKPGWWDLMIGPGKAFDTDKYFVVCSNVIGGCKGTTGPSSINPETGRAWGLSFPVISIRDMAEVQRELLSRLGIKHLVSVVGGSMGGMQALQLFGDYTGMTDSFMAIATALKHSAQQIAFNEVGRRAIMSDPRWNEGNYYGEVSPEAGLSVARMIGHITYLSERMMQEKFGRSKKTANIKNVFKPSFEIEHYLDYQGISFVKRFDANSYLYITNAVDNFDLITSLSGPNRTRGENRERGRVADLGSKKGLVVTFSSDWLYPPSQGRDIVKFFTALNVRVSYTEIETDHGHDAFLTDTGHLTEIIKGFLSGL from the coding sequence ATGATTGTGGAGACAAAAATCATAAAGGTGAACAGGCCTTTTGCGCTTGAATCAGGGGCGATCCTGCCTGAAATCGACATTGCATATGAAACCTACGGAAAATTGAACCCTTCAGGTGATAATGCAATTCTAATCGAGCATGCACTCTCAGGAGACGCCCATGCCGCATTTTTCCATGAAGGCGATAAAAAACCCGGCTGGTGGGACCTGATGATCGGCCCGGGCAAGGCATTCGACACTGACAAATACTTCGTCGTTTGCTCCAATGTTATAGGCGGCTGCAAGGGAACGACCGGACCCTCTTCGATAAACCCGGAAACAGGAAGGGCCTGGGGGCTGAGCTTTCCCGTGATCTCGATACGCGATATGGCGGAGGTGCAGAGGGAACTGCTTTCCCGCCTGGGCATCAAGCATCTTGTGAGTGTTGTGGGAGGCTCCATGGGCGGCATGCAGGCCCTTCAGCTTTTCGGTGATTATACCGGCATGACCGATTCCTTCATGGCAATCGCAACCGCGCTCAAGCACTCTGCGCAGCAGATAGCGTTCAACGAGGTCGGCAGACGTGCGATCATGTCCGACCCCCGCTGGAACGAAGGCAACTATTACGGTGAGGTGTCACCTGAGGCCGGGCTTTCTGTAGCGAGAATGATCGGCCATATCACATATCTCTCAGAGCGGATGATGCAGGAAAAGTTCGGCCGCTCGAAAAAAACCGCTAACATAAAAAACGTATTTAAACCGTCATTCGAGATAGAGCACTATCTTGATTATCAGGGCATATCATTCGTCAAGCGCTTCGATGCGAACAGCTACCTCTACATTACGAACGCGGTAGACAACTTCGACCTTATAACATCGCTTTCAGGCCCGAACCGTACACGCGGAGAAAACAGGGAAAGAGGAAGGGTGGCCGATCTCGGCTCGAAAAAAGGTCTTGTCGTTACCTTCTCCTCGGACTGGCTTTATCCGCCGTCGCAGGGACGCGACATCGTGAAGTTCTTTACAGCGCTCAATGTCCGCGTATCATATACCGAGATCGAAACCGACCACGGGCATGATGCCTTCCTGACGGACACCGGACATCTGACCGAGATTATAAAGGGGTTCCTGAGCGGACTGTAA
- a CDS encoding methionine biosynthesis protein MetW codes for MTTELNHKIIEQWIKPGARVLDLGCGDGSLLKKLAAAKNAYTVGVEISEDKIIECLKKGICVYQADIDEGISNLDDMSFEYVILNETLQEIHKPHRVIDEMLRVGLHAIISVHNFGYILNRLHVLSRGWISADIRSEGSWHDSPVIRFFTVTEFENLLNEMGIMIEEARYFMPLGRVASKKPPVPDLIVKGGLYKLRRT; via the coding sequence ATGACGACTGAGCTTAATCATAAGATCATCGAGCAATGGATCAAACCCGGGGCAAGGGTGCTTGATCTGGGCTGCGGGGACGGAAGCCTTCTCAAAAAACTGGCTGCAGCCAAAAACGCCTATACCGTGGGTGTTGAAATCTCCGAGGACAAGATAATCGAATGCCTCAAGAAGGGCATCTGTGTTTATCAGGCCGACATAGACGAGGGTATTTCGAACCTCGATGACATGAGTTTTGAATACGTGATACTGAATGAAACCCTGCAGGAAATCCACAAACCTCACAGGGTTATTGATGAGATGCTCAGGGTCGGGCTTCACGCAATCATTTCCGTACATAATTTCGGCTATATTTTAAACAGGCTTCATGTACTTTCAAGGGGCTGGATCAGTGCCGACATACGTTCTGAAGGGTCATGGCATGACAGTCCGGTTATCAGGTTCTTTACGGTTACAGAATTCGAGAATCTGCTTAATGAAATGGGAATCATGATTGAAGAAGCAAGATACTTTATGCCTCTGGGCCGTGTAGCCTCCAAAAAACCGCCTGTACCCGACCTCATCGTAAAAGGCGGGCTTTATAAGCTGAGGCGAACATGA
- a CDS encoding NifU family protein gives MVTKEEVEKALDKTRTYLRGDGGDVQLIDVTDDGTVKVKLQGACGGCPMATLTLKNMIEKIVKQDVPGVKAVESV, from the coding sequence ATGGTGACAAAAGAAGAAGTTGAAAAGGCGCTTGATAAGACAAGGACATATCTGAGAGGCGACGGCGGTGACGTACAGCTTATCGACGTGACCGACGACGGGACCGTAAAGGTTAAGCTTCAGGGCGCATGCGGCGGATGCCCGATGGCAACTCTCACGCTCAAAAACATGATTGAGAAGATAGTTAAGCAGGATGTGCCCGGAGTTAAGGCGGTGGAATCGGTTTAG
- a CDS encoding serine acetyltransferase, translating into MRKIKADIQEIITQVVGELSAPESYEVVSHRSSHHIPMPSVEILHSIVEDMRSILFPGYFGKSEFSIKTMSYYVGSTLDTVARNLLEQIKRGFCFSCEFDRDVCDTKCLERASRLTTDFLKKLPHIRALLSTDVCAAYDGDPAAKSHGETIYCYPSIKAITNYRIAHELHLLEVPLIPRIITEMAHSETGIDIHPGATIGEYFFIDHGTGVVMGETTVIGKNVRIYQGVTLGAKSFPLDADGNPMKGIPRHPVVEDDVVIYAGATILGRVTIGKGSEIGGNVWLTHSIAPGSRIMQNGLREFSFADGDGI; encoded by the coding sequence ATGAGAAAAATCAAAGCAGACATCCAGGAAATTATTACCCAGGTCGTAGGCGAACTGAGCGCGCCCGAATCATACGAAGTAGTCTCGCACAGGAGTTCGCATCACATACCCATGCCGTCGGTGGAAATCCTGCACAGCATAGTCGAAGACATGCGCTCGATACTTTTCCCTGGCTATTTCGGCAAGTCGGAATTTTCCATAAAGACCATGTCGTATTATGTGGGTTCGACGCTCGACACTGTGGCAAGGAACCTTCTCGAACAGATCAAGAGGGGATTCTGCTTCTCCTGCGAGTTCGACAGGGATGTATGCGATACCAAATGTCTTGAGAGGGCGAGCCGCCTGACAACGGACTTTCTTAAAAAGCTGCCTCATATAAGGGCTTTGCTGTCCACCGACGTATGCGCGGCCTACGACGGCGACCCCGCCGCCAAGAGCCATGGTGAAACTATCTACTGTTATCCCAGCATCAAGGCCATCACCAATTACAGGATCGCACATGAGCTCCATCTTCTTGAAGTGCCTTTGATCCCGCGGATTATCACTGAAATGGCCCATTCTGAGACAGGCATAGACATCCACCCCGGGGCAACGATCGGCGAATATTTCTTTATCGACCACGGCACCGGCGTTGTCATGGGAGAGACAACGGTGATAGGCAAGAATGTCCGTATCTATCAGGGCGTGACGCTCGGCGCAAAAAGCTTCCCTCTCGATGCCGACGGGAATCCGATGAAGGGAATACCGCGCCATCCTGTCGTAGAGGATGATGTGGTGATATACGCGGGCGCTACAATCCTTGGCAGAGTCACAATAGGAAAAGGTTCTGAAATTGGCGGTAATGTCTGGCTCACGCACAGTATAGCGCCGGGCAGCAGGATAATGCAGAACGGATTGAGAGAATTCAGCTTCGCGGACGGGGACGGAATTTAA
- the bcp gene encoding thioredoxin-dependent thiol peroxidase, with protein sequence MLKKGDAAPMFKLTDQNGKTVSLKDFSGKKVLVYFYGKALTSGUTRQAVSVRDALEELKQRGIEAVGISPDKPETLKKFDEKYSLNFTLLSDPDKSVASAYGAFGKKMMYGKEVSGIIRSVVMIDEKGVILGASYKITPEDTVPLALKALDK encoded by the coding sequence ATGCTGAAAAAAGGCGATGCGGCCCCTATGTTCAAGTTGACAGATCAGAACGGCAAAACAGTCAGTCTCAAGGATTTCTCCGGTAAAAAAGTCCTCGTCTATTTCTACGGCAAGGCGCTCACATCGGGCTGAACAAGGCAGGCCGTCTCGGTCAGGGACGCTCTTGAGGAGCTGAAACAGAGAGGAATAGAAGCTGTGGGGATAAGCCCGGACAAACCCGAAACCCTTAAAAAGTTCGACGAAAAATATAGCCTCAATTTCACCCTGCTCTCGGACCCGGACAAGTCCGTAGCAAGCGCATACGGTGCATTCGGCAAAAAGATGATGTACGGCAAAGAGGTCTCAGGAATTATACGCTCGGTTGTAATGATCGACGAAAAAGGCGTCATCTTGGGTGCATCATACAAAATCACGCCTGAAGATACGGTACCGCTCGCTTTAAAGGCACTGGATAAATAA